Proteins found in one Streptococcus mitis genomic segment:
- the hslO gene encoding Hsp33 family molecular chaperone HslO, which translates to MDKIIKTISESGAFRAFVLDSTETVRTAQEKHQTQASSTVALGRTLIASQILAANEKGNTKLTVKVLGSSSLGAIITVADTKGNVKGYVQNPGVDIKKTATGEVLVGPFVGNGQFLVITDYGTGNPYNSMTPLISGEIGEDLAFYLTESQQTPSAVGLNVLLDEEDKVKVAGGFLVQVLPGAKEEEIARFEKRIQEMPAISTLLESDDHIEALLKAIYGNEAYKRLSEEEIRFQCDCSHERFMNALASLPSSDLQEMKEEDHGAEITCQFCQTTYNFDENDLEELIRDKS; encoded by the coding sequence ATGGATAAAATTATTAAAACTATATCAGAAAGCGGAGCCTTTCGTGCTTTTGTCCTTGATAGCACAGAAACCGTCCGTACTGCTCAAGAAAAACACCAAACCCAAGCTAGCTCAACTGTAGCGCTTGGTCGAACTCTTATCGCTAGCCAGATTCTCGCAGCCAATGAAAAAGGAAATACTAAACTAACAGTTAAGGTGCTGGGATCTAGCTCACTAGGTGCTATCATCACCGTCGCTGATACCAAGGGGAACGTCAAAGGTTACGTTCAAAATCCTGGTGTCGATATCAAAAAGACTGCAACTGGTGAAGTCCTAGTCGGACCTTTTGTTGGAAACGGTCAATTCCTCGTTATCACAGACTACGGTACTGGAAATCCTTACAACTCTATGACACCCCTCATCTCTGGAGAAATCGGTGAAGACCTTGCCTTTTACCTGACTGAAAGCCAACAAACGCCTTCAGCAGTCGGTCTCAATGTCCTTTTGGACGAGGAAGACAAGGTCAAGGTTGCAGGTGGTTTCCTAGTTCAAGTCTTACCGGGAGCCAAGGAAGAAGAGATTGCTCGCTTTGAAAAACGCATCCAAGAAATGCCAGCTATCTCAACGCTTCTCGAAAGCGACGACCATATCGAAGCCCTTCTCAAGGCTATCTACGGTAACGAGGCCTACAAGCGTCTTTCTGAAGAAGAAATCCGTTTCCAATGTGACTGTAGCCATGAGCGCTTTATGAACGCTCTTGCTAGCCTTCCAAGCTCAGACTTGCAGGAAATGAAAGAGGAAGACCACGGGGCAGAAATCACTTGTCAATTCTGCCAAACAACTTATAACTTTGATGAAAACGACCTGGAGGAACTCATTCGTGACAAATCTTAA
- the dusB gene encoding tRNA dihydrouridine synthase DusB, translating to MTNLNTPFMIGNVEIPNRTVLAPMAGVTNSAFRTIAKELGAGLVVMEMVSDKGIQYNNEKTLHMLHIDEGENPVSIQLFGSDEDSLARAAEFIQENTKTDIVDINMGCPVNKIVKNEAGAMWLKDPDKIYSIINKVQSVLDIPLTVKMRTGWADPSLAVENALAAEAAGVSALAMHGRTREQMYTGHADLETLHKVAQALTKIPFIANGDIRTVQEAKQRIEEVGADAVMIGRAAMGNPYLFNQINHYFETGEILPDLTFEDKMKIAYEHLTRLINLKGENVAVREFRGLAPHYLRGTSGAAKLRGAISQASTLAEIEALLQLDKA from the coding sequence GTGACAAATCTTAATACACCCTTTATGATTGGCAATGTTGAGATTCCCAATCGTACCGTTTTAGCGCCTATGGCTGGCGTGACAAACTCAGCCTTTCGTACCATCGCAAAAGAGCTCGGAGCTGGACTCGTTGTCATGGAAATGGTCTCTGACAAGGGAATCCAATACAACAATGAAAAAACCTTGCATATGCTTCATATCGACGAAGGCGAAAACCCTGTCTCTATCCAACTTTTTGGTAGCGATGAAGATAGCCTAGCACGCGCAGCAGAATTCATCCAAGAAAACACTAAAACCGATATCGTGGATATCAACATGGGCTGCCCAGTTAACAAAATCGTGAAGAACGAAGCTGGCGCTATGTGGCTCAAGGATCCAGACAAGATTTACTCTATCATCAACAAGGTCCAATCTGTCCTTGATATCCCCCTTACTGTTAAAATGCGTACCGGCTGGGCGGACCCATCTCTTGCAGTAGAAAATGCCCTCGCTGCTGAAGCAGCAGGTGTTTCTGCCCTTGCTATGCATGGCCGTACCCGTGAGCAAATGTATACAGGTCACGCAGACCTTGAGACCCTTCATAAGGTTGCCCAAGCTCTGACAAAAATTCCATTTATCGCCAACGGTGATATCCGTACGGTCCAAGAAGCCAAACAACGCATCGAAGAAGTTGGTGCTGACGCTGTCATGATTGGACGAGCTGCTATGGGAAATCCTTACCTCTTCAACCAAATCAACCATTACTTTGAAACAGGGGAAATTCTACCTGATTTGACCTTTGAAGACAAGATGAAAATCGCCTATGAACACCTAACACGCTTGATTAATCTCAAGGGAGAAAATGTTGCAGTCCGTGAATTCCGTGGCCTCGCTCCTCACTACCTCCGTGGAACATCTGGCGCAGCCAAACTCCGTGGAGCCATTTCACAAGCTAGTACCCTAGCAGAGATTGAAGCCCTCTTGCAATTGGATAAGGCTTAA
- a CDS encoding cysteine hydrolase family protein, with amino-acid sequence MVHTALLIIDMQKAFNRPIWGERNNPQAEQQALRVLAYFRKHALPVLHVQHISDNPQSQFHNKQNQVFKSGFEPITSEPVFQKTVNSAFIGTNLETYLRKKQICHLVVVGLTLPHCISTTTRMAANLGFEVTLLADATASFTLSNKNGQTISPETIHEINLLSLQDEFAQILTTEEFLTQVQV; translated from the coding sequence ATGGTTCATACTGCTCTACTGATTATCGATATGCAAAAAGCATTTAATAGACCTATCTGGGGAGAACGGAACAACCCTCAAGCTGAACAACAAGCATTGAGGGTACTGGCGTACTTTCGTAAACACGCTCTTCCAGTCTTACATGTTCAACACATATCTGACAATCCCCAGTCGCAATTTCATAACAAACAAAATCAGGTGTTTAAAAGTGGATTTGAACCGATCACCTCAGAACCTGTCTTTCAAAAAACGGTTAATAGCGCCTTTATTGGAACAAATCTTGAAACATATTTACGAAAAAAACAGATTTGTCATTTAGTCGTTGTTGGTTTGACTCTGCCTCATTGTATATCCACTACGACACGAATGGCAGCAAATCTTGGTTTTGAAGTCACTTTACTAGCAGATGCCACTGCCAGTTTTACCCTATCTAACAAAAACGGTCAGACCATCTCTCCTGAGACTATCCATGAGATTAATCTCCTTTCTCTACAAGATGAGTTTGCTCAAATTCTTACTACAGAAGAATTTTTAACCCAAGTACAAGTATAA
- a CDS encoding ABC transporter permease, translating to MRYLHIKLLRDLRQNWQQFFSVFLMSLLSVLIFVGLQGAWHGLEKSLESYLKQSELPVVWVQARQIDESKIKQVEQLSSVEKVVSKKKGFANIVRLDKTDGRINLETITDNQLVTVTEGSPFSEGKQDSIWIDGNYAKKNHLQIGDSISISSRGKQIDLEIVGFVQATDKIYFTGSMEYIAPNPDNDAYGYIADNEIAKGILGLSSDNALEIYGSKVDLRGDLESILGSDLVSYQDQKSLTEISEATDRVGQIRNLSYLFSFIFILLAILAMFTTIQRLIDGQTKEIAVLKALGFSNQAISLHYILFGLVVSLLGSFAGFAISPLMSWFVLETQKSMFTLPNWQISYSSSSIVVGIVVIIICILAAYLASRESARGLPAIFLRGKEKVAKSVFMERYSSIWQRISYPSRWAIRDASFNRIRVLMGIVGVAGSMMLLIAGIGMPVSMNHLVDKAYNEDFSYSKRLTVADYPTSKSKYGGQGVQISQAHFSPDDGYNRLLIIFDDGDMIQAKTESAESLKDDGLYVTRSFARLAGIKVGDVLTVTPYQDGHTYKFEVKGIVTSETNQGAYLHARVFEKAGGDFTPHTLLVGSEVDQDTIKQDKGVLSVIEKGSQEKNAYDFVASLMSVFLMIIGFALLLVIIVLYNLGSLNFVERMRDYATLQVLGFSNQYLQMVTLFETILTTFIGWIIGIPLGIWFLKEYVATFSTIRIEYTAYVSMYVLASATLLVWFTSLGTAYFISLRMRKIDMISALKGVD from the coding sequence ATGAGGTATCTTCATATAAAATTATTAAGAGATCTCCGGCAAAATTGGCAACAATTTTTCTCTGTTTTTCTGATGTCTCTATTAAGTGTATTAATCTTTGTAGGTCTACAAGGAGCTTGGCATGGACTTGAAAAGAGTCTAGAGAGTTATTTGAAACAATCTGAACTTCCTGTTGTTTGGGTTCAAGCGAGACAGATTGATGAATCAAAAATCAAGCAGGTTGAACAATTATCTTCTGTTGAAAAAGTTGTCAGTAAAAAGAAAGGCTTTGCTAATATTGTTCGTTTAGACAAGACTGACGGACGAATCAATCTTGAAACGATTACAGATAATCAACTGGTTACAGTAACAGAAGGAAGTCCTTTTTCTGAGGGAAAACAAGATTCGATTTGGATTGATGGGAATTATGCGAAGAAGAATCATTTACAGATTGGAGATTCAATTTCTATTTCATCAAGGGGGAAACAGATAGATTTAGAAATTGTAGGATTTGTTCAGGCAACAGATAAGATTTATTTTACAGGTAGTATGGAATATATAGCTCCAAATCCTGACAATGATGCCTATGGTTATATTGCCGATAATGAAATTGCAAAAGGAATTCTGGGTTTATCGTCAGATAATGCCTTAGAAATTTATGGTTCTAAGGTAGATTTGCGAGGAGATTTAGAGTCTATTTTAGGGAGCGATTTAGTTTCTTATCAAGATCAAAAAAGTTTAACTGAAATATCAGAAGCTACCGATCGAGTGGGGCAAATTAGAAACTTATCTTACTTATTTTCTTTTATCTTTATTCTGTTAGCTATTTTGGCTATGTTTACAACTATTCAGCGTTTGATTGATGGCCAAACAAAAGAGATTGCTGTATTAAAGGCTTTAGGCTTTTCAAATCAAGCCATCAGTTTACATTATATTTTATTTGGCTTAGTAGTAAGTTTATTAGGAAGTTTCGCAGGCTTTGCTATTTCTCCATTGATGTCATGGTTTGTACTAGAAACTCAAAAATCAATGTTTACACTTCCAAATTGGCAAATCTCTTATTCATCTTCATCAATAGTCGTTGGTATTGTAGTCATTATTATTTGTATTTTAGCTGCCTATTTAGCTTCTAGAGAGTCAGCTAGAGGCTTACCAGCAATATTTTTAAGAGGTAAAGAAAAAGTTGCTAAATCTGTATTTATGGAAAGATATTCGTCTATCTGGCAACGAATTTCTTATCCTTCAAGATGGGCAATTCGTGATGCCTCGTTTAATCGTATTCGAGTTTTGATGGGAATCGTGGGAGTTGCAGGAAGTATGATGTTACTGATTGCTGGAATTGGTATGCCTGTATCTATGAATCATCTTGTTGATAAGGCATATAATGAAGATTTTTCTTACTCAAAACGACTGACTGTGGCGGATTATCCTACTTCTAAGTCTAAATATGGTGGGCAAGGTGTACAAATTTCACAAGCACATTTTAGTCCAGATGATGGATACAATCGTTTATTGATTATATTTGATGATGGAGATATGATACAAGCAAAAACAGAGAGTGCTGAATCTTTGAAAGATGATGGTTTGTATGTAACTAGATCATTTGCCCGTTTGGCAGGTATTAAAGTCGGAGATGTTTTAACTGTAACTCCTTATCAAGATGGTCATACTTACAAGTTTGAAGTAAAAGGGATTGTCACAAGTGAAACCAATCAAGGGGCTTATCTTCATGCTAGAGTCTTTGAAAAAGCAGGGGGAGATTTTACTCCCCATACTTTATTAGTTGGGTCAGAGGTGGATCAAGACACTATTAAGCAAGACAAAGGTGTTCTATCTGTCATTGAAAAAGGGAGTCAAGAAAAAAATGCCTATGATTTTGTAGCTAGTTTAATGAGTGTATTTCTAATGATTATTGGCTTTGCTTTATTACTTGTTATTATTGTTCTATATAATCTAGGTTCTTTAAACTTTGTAGAGAGAATGAGAGACTATGCTACATTACAAGTATTAGGATTTTCTAATCAATATCTACAGATGGTAACTCTTTTTGAGACTATACTAACTACCTTTATTGGGTGGATAATAGGAATTCCTTTAGGCATATGGTTTTTGAAAGAATATGTAGCAACATTTTCGACGATTCGAATTGAGTATACCGCTTATGTCAGTATGTATGTCCTTGCTTCTGCTACGTTATTGGTTTGGTTTACATCTTTAGGGACTGCTTATTTTATTAGTCTTCGTATGAGAAAGATTGACATGATTAGTGCTCTAAAGGGGGTAGACTAG
- a CDS encoding ABC transporter ATP-binding protein encodes MIQFQNVSKIYKVGEQEVRALDQVSFSIEKGKFTVILGPSGSGKSTLLNLLGGMDRATSGTFIFDEELVTKFTDKELSAYRKDKIGFVFQFYNLVPSLTAKENIGIAANLVKNNKEIDMYLDQVGLLHRKNNFPNQLSGGEMQRVSIARALAKEPSLLLCDEPTGALDSKTGDSILTLLKEVSRNGNAAVVMVTHNREFAKFADRVIYLKDGSIEKIENNEEVLG; translated from the coding sequence ATGATTCAGTTTCAAAATGTTAGTAAGATTTATAAGGTGGGGGAGCAAGAAGTTCGTGCTTTAGATCAAGTTAGTTTTTCCATTGAGAAAGGGAAATTTACAGTTATTTTAGGTCCATCAGGTTCAGGGAAAAGTACGTTACTAAATTTACTTGGTGGAATGGATCGTGCGACATCGGGAACCTTTATATTTGATGAGGAACTAGTAACAAAATTTACAGACAAGGAATTATCTGCTTATCGAAAAGATAAAATTGGTTTTGTTTTTCAATTTTATAACTTAGTTCCAAGTTTAACAGCCAAGGAGAATATAGGTATTGCAGCAAATTTAGTGAAAAACAATAAAGAAATTGATATGTATTTAGATCAAGTTGGTTTACTTCATAGAAAAAATAATTTTCCTAATCAACTTTCTGGAGGTGAAATGCAACGTGTATCAATTGCAAGGGCATTGGCTAAAGAGCCTAGTCTATTATTGTGTGATGAACCTACAGGAGCGTTAGATTCAAAGACAGGCGATAGTATTTTAACTTTATTGAAGGAAGTTTCTAGAAATGGGAATGCTGCAGTTGTAATGGTTACACACAATAGAGAGTTTGCTAAATTTGCAGATCGAGTTATATATTTGAAAGATGGAAGTATTGAAAAAATAGAGAATAATGAAGAGGTGTTGGGATGA
- a CDS encoding AAA family ATPase, producing MGNRELRLVISGTYSTGKTTTATALSIATGLPLIDALSAREILTDLYPGRRFQDMSSTELMALGLKRFEERIRTEGILYKEHGSFLSDGSVLNEWIYGTVRMRVGINPGSAFIHRLMKSILGIPGRRFFKKYLTAYGVVSKNHAKLWYTDVVHLPVEFAMDPDGHRPVSEEYRNLSDEELYEAYRNLGITPYCVKGSQKERLNQIIQHYRLPIVVPVDEAISLAEKVIRENREAVSKRIIEQYEEPTLKEKIKFMTRY from the coding sequence ATGGGAAATAGAGAATTAAGGTTAGTCATATCAGGAACTTATTCTACAGGTAAGACAACAACTGCTACAGCTCTTTCGATTGCAACGGGACTTCCCTTAATTGACGCTTTATCTGCGAGGGAAATTTTGACAGATTTATATCCTGGCAGAAGATTTCAGGATATGTCATCAACCGAATTAATGGCACTAGGGCTAAAGCGTTTTGAAGAGAGAATTCGTACGGAAGGAATTTTATACAAGGAACATGGAAGTTTTCTATCAGATGGTTCAGTATTGAATGAATGGATTTACGGGACTGTTCGAATGAGGGTAGGAATTAACCCAGGATCAGCATTCATTCATCGATTGATGAAATCTATTTTAGGTATTCCAGGTCGACGATTTTTCAAAAAATATTTGACTGCCTATGGGGTTGTATCTAAGAATCATGCGAAATTGTGGTATACAGATGTTGTTCATTTACCAGTAGAGTTTGCAATGGATCCAGATGGGCATAGACCAGTATCTGAAGAGTATCGAAATTTATCAGATGAGGAATTATATGAAGCTTATAGGAATTTAGGTATAACACCTTATTGTGTAAAAGGTAGTCAGAAAGAACGGTTAAATCAGATCATTCAACATTATAGGTTGCCAATAGTTGTTCCAGTAGATGAGGCTATTTCCTTAGCTGAAAAGGTTATACGAGAAAACAGGGAAGCGGTATCTAAACGTATCATAGAGCAGTATGAAGAGCCTACATTAAAGGAAAAAATAAAATTTATGACAAGATATTAG
- a CDS encoding AvrD family protein — translation MKLILFENQIQTTSASPCRTQVQPAASFLVCSLIFIEYKLKNILEGVGSLHQEGLWSSKQSEIIQQHLSTLDGIVLAHLFGSEILKRMGVSLNQYRLSHCEIKSGIKAIEELVNLKLELQNFKMTNQVIEFDCLVMDMKVCLGYQLLECMENVAAIGEQGRDFLSTHLRDRQHDIYDVEFSDSSISCKAEQVLIKDIEYSGVGSLEKNYYSLLELLIIFSQMAEMLAYHIEEISREESNTMWMKQVSADLNSPILNGVVELSGSVSKNRLLKIREEYWKVYEMSGYDIDHKVVFKSKIAQKLPDGGGQ, via the coding sequence ATGAAGTTAATACTCTTCGAAAATCAAATTCAAACTACGTCAGCGTCGCCTTGCCGTACTCAAGTACAGCCTGCGGCTAGCTTCCTAGTTTGCTCTTTGATTTTCATTGAGTATAAGTTGAAAAATATTTTAGAAGGGGTTGGGTCTCTTCATCAAGAAGGTTTGTGGTCTAGTAAACAATCTGAAATCATACAGCAGCACCTGAGTACATTAGATGGAATAGTATTAGCTCATTTATTTGGAAGTGAAATACTGAAAAGAATGGGAGTGAGCTTAAATCAGTATAGGTTAAGCCATTGTGAGATAAAGTCAGGGATAAAAGCTATAGAAGAATTGGTAAATTTAAAATTAGAATTACAAAATTTCAAAATGACGAACCAAGTAATTGAATTTGATTGCTTGGTAATGGATATGAAAGTTTGTTTAGGATATCAATTATTAGAATGTATGGAAAATGTAGCTGCTATAGGAGAACAAGGTAGAGATTTTTTATCAACTCATTTGAGAGATAGACAACATGATATATACGATGTTGAGTTTTCAGATAGTAGTATATCTTGTAAAGCAGAGCAAGTATTGATCAAAGATATTGAATATAGTGGTGTAGGTAGTCTAGAAAAGAATTATTATAGTTTGTTAGAACTTCTGATTATTTTTTCTCAAATGGCAGAGATGTTGGCCTACCATATAGAAGAGATATCTCGAGAAGAGAGCAATACCATGTGGATGAAGCAAGTGAGTGCAGACTTGAATTCACCAATTTTGAACGGAGTAGTAGAGCTTAGTGGTAGTGTTTCAAAAAATAGATTATTAAAAATTAGAGAAGAGTATTGGAAAGTCTACGAAATGTCCGGATATGATATAGATCATAAGGTAGTCTTTAAAAGTAAAATAGCTCAAAAATTACCTGATGGAGGGGGACAGTGA
- a CDS encoding response regulator transcription factor, with the protein MIRLVLIDDHSLVLQGLENYFLKEDDFKIVGSYTEVADLLLCLKHEKVDVLVMDFMLKGVTAFDVISQINRFLNTVPKIVLLSGFYDTLLHKRAMDFGIQAFLPKESSYLDVKSAIYAVYKGNHVIPDGLLEKQENNLLTDTELSVLELIVKEYSNEKIANSLFVSRRTVDTHVSNICSKLGVTSRVGAVREAIRLNLVSL; encoded by the coding sequence ATGATTCGTTTGGTTTTGATTGATGATCACAGTTTAGTATTACAAGGATTGGAGAACTATTTTTTAAAGGAAGATGACTTTAAAATTGTTGGTTCCTATACAGAAGTAGCAGATTTACTTCTTTGTCTCAAGCATGAAAAGGTAGATGTGCTAGTTATGGATTTTATGCTGAAAGGAGTAACGGCATTTGATGTTATTAGTCAAATAAATAGATTTCTGAATACAGTTCCAAAGATAGTTCTTTTATCAGGATTTTATGACACTTTGTTACATAAGAGAGCGATGGACTTTGGGATTCAAGCTTTTTTACCCAAAGAAAGTTCTTATTTGGATGTTAAAAGTGCAATTTATGCTGTTTATAAGGGCAATCATGTTATCCCAGATGGTTTGTTAGAAAAGCAAGAAAATAATCTATTGACAGATACGGAGTTAAGTGTATTGGAACTTATTGTAAAAGAATATTCTAATGAAAAGATAGCAAATAGTTTATTTGTCAGCAGGAGAACAGTAGATACCCATGTTTCAAATATTTGTTCAAAGTTGGGAGTGACGAGTAGAGTTGGAGCTGTACGTGAGGCTATTCGATTAAATCTAGTGTCTTTATAA
- a CDS encoding sensor histidine kinase: MKSKMFRFYFVLLFIFFFYFSFSIFNRTYSGITVDKHDNEWIVRQVHNLGSFANHQEIIGSSIIQIDGQSPDSNFLLSRFLIVEPLHSVTVLDRGISKNLIIESGKSSQIIFLVLSTIAFLILLLFRLYIKGRSRGKTGKRYFYFIIYTSLMLLSIIPSSIGDVFGRSLLISYLTLFPLFMDIFIRVLVLKIKGSTISNFSRIILGYSLITQLLFVYNLIQPIDFLTIFFSRGVFYLVFFFLVILLLKMLISYSQIREMLPIHTLFLAVLALFPLFFGYIFPIGKEVSFIYSIPLLLLILFSIVNNLILERMIYVAWKWNPFIYNLIFAVFFTSLIILFSLLLREFSPIFFVLYTFLFSLALLPEIRKMMLISHKMEGIFSSFHTFVATELEREEIATFIHDTTIQKVIYYKKQLEISEQINRVALLEMLDDIVFELRDLCSNIYPLMVHELGLKESITSILNQFMKMETVSIMTTFSIDEEKVNDKVGTFVLRTVKELVNNSILHGNAREITVDLSTKEKILSIVVIDDGIFKGNYQSNEYHFGLNRIVEKVHLLGGTVQINIEPTSVKIRIPIEGKKNDSFGFD, translated from the coding sequence ATGAAGTCAAAAATGTTTCGATTTTATTTTGTTTTGTTATTTATTTTCTTTTTTTATTTTTCGTTTTCAATATTTAACCGAACGTACAGTGGAATCACCGTAGATAAACATGATAATGAGTGGATAGTTAGACAAGTCCATAATCTGGGAAGCTTTGCAAATCATCAAGAGATAATAGGGTCATCAATTATACAAATAGACGGTCAGAGTCCAGATAGTAATTTCTTATTATCTCGATTCTTAATTGTTGAACCGCTTCATTCTGTGACAGTGTTAGATAGAGGAATTTCAAAGAATTTAATAATAGAATCTGGGAAATCAAGCCAAATTATCTTTCTTGTTTTATCAACCATTGCTTTTCTGATTCTACTGTTATTTCGCTTATACATAAAAGGGAGAAGTAGAGGAAAAACTGGAAAACGATATTTTTATTTTATTATTTATACTAGTCTGATGTTATTATCGATTATTCCATCAAGTATAGGAGATGTATTTGGTCGTAGTCTATTAATTTCATACTTGACTTTATTTCCATTATTCATGGATATTTTCATTAGAGTGTTAGTCCTGAAGATAAAAGGTTCAACCATTTCTAACTTTTCTCGTATTATACTGGGCTATTCACTCATCACTCAACTTTTGTTTGTTTATAATCTTATACAGCCCATTGATTTTTTGACTATCTTTTTTTCTAGGGGGGTATTTTATTTAGTATTTTTCTTTTTAGTTATCCTGCTGTTAAAGATGCTTATAAGTTACTCTCAGATAAGAGAAATGTTGCCAATTCATACCTTATTTTTAGCAGTTCTTGCCTTATTTCCTCTATTTTTTGGATATATTTTTCCGATTGGTAAGGAAGTTTCGTTTATTTATAGTATTCCTCTATTGTTGCTTATTTTGTTCTCTATTGTAAATAACTTGATACTAGAGCGAATGATATATGTTGCTTGGAAGTGGAACCCGTTCATATATAACTTGATATTTGCCGTTTTTTTTACTAGTTTAATTATTCTTTTTAGTCTGTTATTAAGAGAATTTTCTCCAATTTTTTTCGTTCTTTACACTTTTCTTTTTTCGCTAGCTTTGTTACCTGAAATAAGAAAAATGATGTTGATTAGTCATAAAATGGAGGGAATCTTTAGTAGTTTTCATACTTTTGTAGCTACTGAATTGGAGAGGGAAGAAATTGCAACGTTTATACATGATACTACAATTCAGAAGGTTATTTATTATAAAAAGCAGTTAGAAATTAGTGAACAAATTAATAGGGTAGCTTTATTAGAGATGTTGGATGATATTGTCTTTGAATTAAGAGATTTATGTTCCAATATCTATCCCTTAATGGTGCATGAATTAGGGCTGAAAGAATCTATTACTAGCATATTAAACCAATTCATGAAGATGGAAACTGTTTCGATTATGACAACTTTTTCAATAGATGAAGAAAAAGTTAATGATAAAGTGGGCACGTTTGTATTAAGGACAGTTAAAGAACTAGTAAATAATAGTATTCTTCATGGGAATGCTAGAGAAATTACTGTAGATTTATCTACAAAAGAAAAGATTTTATCAATTGTAGTTATAGATGATGGTATTTTTAAGGGAAACTATCAGTCTAATGAATATCATTTTGGTTTAAATAGAATTGTAGAGAAGGTTCATTTATTGGGGGGAACTGTTCAGATAAATATAGAACCTACAAGTGTGAAGATACGAATACCTATAGAAGGGAAGAAAAATGATTCGTTTGGTTTTGATTGA
- a CDS encoding NUDIX domain-containing protein, protein MTETMIPAGMTEKEYFEIHASQEEFLDWYYKQELPQYEKPSVTVDMVAYCFVEGKIKLLLIRRKAHPYQNCLALVGGFMDKGEDAAHACQREVREEVNLDLPLEKIEQLMTVSTPGRDPRGWTVTIAHLVYLPSRALELVQAGDDAKDVVFVDVDFQTGKCYLEGVELEEQAFAFDHYAIIQESIKRIQGRLDWNPTFLYLLEEEFTVYEGTELVNLINPGRPIVSNNFLVKYGEYVEEVGLKRVPKKKPRKTYRLK, encoded by the coding sequence ATGACGGAAACGATGATTCCAGCAGGGATGACGGAAAAAGAATATTTTGAAATCCATGCCAGTCAGGAGGAGTTTTTGGATTGGTACTACAAGCAGGAACTCCCTCAATACGAAAAACCAAGTGTGACAGTGGATATGGTAGCCTACTGCTTTGTTGAAGGAAAGATCAAGCTCTTATTAATTCGCCGCAAGGCTCACCCTTATCAAAACTGTTTGGCCTTGGTTGGAGGATTTATGGACAAGGGCGAAGATGCTGCGCATGCCTGTCAGCGTGAGGTGAGAGAAGAAGTCAATCTCGATCTTCCTTTGGAAAAAATCGAGCAATTGATGACCGTATCGACTCCCGGCCGTGACCCACGGGGCTGGACAGTGACCATTGCCCACTTGGTTTATCTGCCTAGTCGTGCATTAGAACTTGTTCAAGCAGGAGACGATGCCAAGGATGTCGTTTTCGTAGATGTCGATTTTCAGACAGGAAAATGCTACCTAGAGGGAGTAGAGTTGGAGGAGCAAGCCTTCGCTTTTGACCATTATGCCATTATCCAAGAATCCATCAAACGAATCCAAGGCCGTCTCGACTGGAATCCGACCTTCCTTTATCTGCTGGAGGAGGAGTTCACTGTCTATGAAGGGACTGAACTGGTCAATCTTATCAACCCCGGTCGTCCCATCGTCAGCAATAACTTTCTCGTAAAATACGGAGAATATGTAGAAGAGGTTGGACTCAAACGAGTACCTAAAAAGAAACCAAGAAAAACCTATCGATTGAAATAA